The Geitlerinema sp. PCC 9228 genome has a segment encoding these proteins:
- the rimO gene encoding 30S ribosomal protein S12 methylthiotransferase RimO gives MKTKPTVSIVHLGCEKNRIDTEHMLGLLAEAGYGIDSEEERADYVIVNTCSFIQPAREESVRTLVELAEANKKIVITGCLAQHFQQELLQEIPEAVAVVGTGDYQKIVDVMQRVESGDRVEEISPESTYMADETVPRYRTTEQTYAYLRIAEGCNYRCSFCIIPHLRGNQRSRPIESIVREAQQLADEGVQEIILISQISTNYGTDLYGQPKLAELLRALGEVDVPWIRIHYAYPTGLTDDVIAAIRETPNVLPYLDLPLQHAHPDILRAMNRPWIGRVNDEIVERIKTALPEAVLRTTLIVGYPGETEEHFQHLLDFVERHEFDHLGAFTFSPEAETPAYHLPNQVPADVATERRDILMQAQQAISYRKNQQEVGKIVDVLVEQENPQTGQRVGRSARFAPDVDGVVMVNAPVSLGSMVPVQITHADIYDLYARVVESDGETNKTPTPATISVGNGG, from the coding sequence ATGAAAACCAAGCCCACTGTTTCCATCGTTCACCTCGGTTGTGAAAAAAATCGCATCGACACCGAACACATGCTCGGTTTGCTTGCCGAAGCCGGCTACGGCATCGACAGCGAAGAAGAACGAGCAGACTATGTCATTGTCAACACCTGCAGTTTCATCCAACCAGCGCGCGAAGAATCCGTACGCACCCTGGTGGAACTGGCAGAAGCCAATAAAAAGATTGTCATCACCGGCTGTCTAGCCCAGCACTTTCAACAGGAACTGCTTCAGGAAATCCCGGAAGCGGTGGCTGTGGTGGGCACCGGCGACTATCAAAAAATCGTTGACGTAATGCAGCGGGTGGAAAGCGGCGATCGCGTAGAGGAAATTTCCCCAGAATCCACCTACATGGCCGACGAAACCGTCCCCCGCTATCGCACCACCGAGCAAACGTATGCTTACCTGCGAATTGCCGAAGGCTGTAACTACCGCTGCTCGTTCTGTATCATCCCGCACCTGCGGGGAAACCAGCGATCGCGACCCATCGAATCCATCGTTCGCGAAGCCCAACAGCTTGCTGACGAGGGCGTACAAGAAATCATCCTCATTTCGCAAATTAGCACCAACTACGGCACCGATCTGTACGGCCAACCCAAGCTGGCAGAACTTCTGCGAGCCTTAGGGGAAGTGGACGTTCCGTGGATCCGCATCCACTATGCCTACCCAACGGGATTAACCGACGATGTCATCGCCGCCATTCGCGAAACTCCCAACGTGCTGCCCTACTTAGACTTACCCCTACAGCACGCCCACCCGGATATTTTGCGGGCCATGAACCGTCCTTGGATCGGTCGGGTCAACGACGAAATTGTGGAACGTATCAAAACCGCCCTCCCCGAAGCCGTTTTGCGGACCACCTTGATTGTGGGCTACCCAGGCGAAACGGAAGAGCACTTCCAGCACTTGCTGGATTTTGTCGAACGTCACGAATTCGACCACTTGGGGGCTTTCACCTTCTCTCCAGAAGCGGAAACCCCAGCGTACCACCTACCCAACCAAGTTCCTGCCGATGTGGCCACCGAGCGCCGAGATATTCTCATGCAGGCACAGCAAGCCATTTCCTACCGCAAAAACCAACAGGAAGTAGGAAAAATTGTCGATGTGCTGGTGGAACAGGAAAACCCACAAACAGGCCAACGGGTGGGACGTTCGGCGCGGTTTGCGCCAGACGTCGATGGGGTAGTGATGGTTAACGCACCGGTCAGCCTGGGCAGTATGGTTCCCGTACAAATTACCCACGCC
- a CDS encoding hemolysin family protein, whose product MTVPLLLATTAIKPLLGEVWIDTTVLACMLVLSGFFSGSETAITALDNLKIRALMEEEGDPDGMLHLLLANRTRFITTLLICNNLVNNFAAILTSNLFALWLGNAGVGIATGVITLLLLIFGEITPKSLAINNVLAYFRVVIRPIYLISKFLSFFWITTFLEAIAQRTIRMFKGSVESQGESLKDLRLMIEVLSGKGQLDLQKHQLLNKALMLDRLRAKDVVKPRIEMRTLPQETPLQEVVDFCLATGYSRIPIQEETKDSIVGVVHLKRALQRLRTTQPPERGNPSVTEVMDPPTYVPETKRLADLLKEMLQQRLHMAIVVDEYGGTVGLLTLEDILEELVGEIYDESDFPSRPAWRQNRPRHTNRGSHRSNPSS is encoded by the coding sequence ATGACTGTTCCCCTGCTGCTAGCAACCACCGCCATCAAACCCTTACTGGGCGAAGTTTGGATTGATACCACCGTCCTAGCGTGCATGCTGGTGCTATCGGGATTTTTCTCCGGTTCTGAAACCGCCATCACCGCTTTAGACAATCTTAAAATTCGCGCCTTAATGGAAGAAGAAGGCGATCCCGATGGCATGCTGCACTTGTTGCTAGCCAACCGCACTCGGTTTATTACCACCCTGTTAATTTGCAATAATCTGGTGAATAACTTTGCGGCGATTTTGACCAGCAATTTGTTTGCTCTGTGGCTGGGGAATGCCGGTGTGGGGATTGCCACCGGGGTAATTACGCTGCTGTTGCTGATTTTTGGGGAAATTACGCCGAAATCCCTGGCGATTAACAATGTTCTGGCGTATTTTCGGGTGGTGATTCGCCCAATTTATTTAATTTCCAAGTTTCTCTCGTTTTTCTGGATTACCACCTTTCTCGAAGCGATCGCGCAAAGAACCATTCGCATGTTCAAAGGCAGCGTAGAAAGTCAGGGGGAATCCCTCAAAGACCTGCGCCTGATGATTGAAGTGCTCAGCGGCAAGGGGCAGCTAGACCTACAAAAACATCAATTGCTGAACAAGGCGTTGATGCTCGATCGCTTGCGCGCCAAGGATGTGGTCAAACCGCGTATTGAAATGCGTACCCTCCCCCAAGAAACGCCCCTGCAAGAGGTGGTGGATTTTTGTTTGGCAACGGGATACTCGCGCATTCCCATTCAAGAAGAAACCAAAGATAGCATTGTGGGCGTGGTGCATTTGAAACGAGCCTTACAGCGACTGCGCACCACCCAACCCCCAGAACGGGGAAATCCCAGCGTCACGGAAGTCATGGACCCACCCACCTACGTACCGGAAACCAAACGCCTGGCGGATTTGCTCAAAGAAATGCTCCAGCAACGGCTGCACATGGCAATTGTCGTAGACGAATACGGTGGCACTGTGGGGTTGCTAACCTTGGAAGATATTTTGGAAGAACTGGTGGGGGAAATTTACGACGAAAGCGATTTCCCCAGTCGCCCAGCCTGGCGTCAAAACCGTCCCCGCCATACCAATCGCGGTTCCCATCGCAGCAATCCATCTTCCTAA
- a CDS encoding BCCT family transporter: protein MSENNFDRQGLQAEILNDEGTGRYPGDTNFQKWGFDLHPQVAPISGGLVILFIVLTLANKEKASQVFDATLNGIATYGGWFYILAANIFLGLILYFAFSKFGRIRLGGPDAQPEFSTFAWFAMLLSAGMGIGLMFWSVGEPMFHFTSPPTLFGSEGSTAKAGETAMTVTFFHWGLHPWGLYALVGLGLAFFAFNRGLPLTMRSLFHPLLGERIYEWPGHVIDILAVVADLFGLATSLGLGVSQVAAGLGFLIPGMPSGTVAQVVLIAVITSFAIVSVMVGLDGGVRRLSEWNLYLAGLFLVFVVILGPTLFIMDSFVQNLGNYVASFPVLSFWTESFGEGPSDGSWQNSWTVFYWGWWISWSPFVGMFIARVSKGRTIREFVTGVLIVPSLLSFLWLSAMGGSALQLQLSNTADIAAAVQENVATAMFVMLENFPLTAFSSVVAILLVTIFFVTSSDSGSLVVDNLTSGGKLDSPAPQRVFWATMEGVVAAVLLLGGGLNALQTAAITTGLPFAVVLLVMCFSLNRGLNTELNELEMAELQDMEAEEEEYSRQRRTVEARNR, encoded by the coding sequence ATGTCCGAAAACAATTTCGATCGGCAAGGGTTGCAAGCAGAAATCCTCAACGACGAAGGGACGGGTCGCTATCCCGGCGATACCAATTTTCAAAAGTGGGGATTTGACCTGCACCCGCAAGTAGCCCCCATTTCTGGGGGACTAGTCATTCTATTTATTGTTCTAACCCTAGCGAACAAGGAAAAAGCCTCCCAAGTATTTGATGCCACGCTCAACGGCATTGCCACCTATGGGGGTTGGTTTTACATTCTCGCTGCCAATATCTTTCTCGGGTTAATCCTTTATTTTGCCTTTAGCAAATTTGGCCGCATTCGCCTAGGTGGACCGGATGCCCAACCGGAATTTTCCACCTTTGCCTGGTTTGCCATGTTGCTGAGTGCTGGGATGGGGATTGGCTTAATGTTTTGGAGCGTGGGCGAACCCATGTTCCACTTTACCAGCCCCCCAACCCTATTCGGTTCGGAAGGCAGTACCGCCAAAGCCGGCGAAACGGCCATGACGGTGACCTTTTTCCATTGGGGATTGCATCCTTGGGGATTGTACGCCCTGGTCGGTTTGGGGCTTGCCTTTTTTGCCTTTAACCGGGGACTCCCCCTAACCATGCGATCGCTGTTTCACCCACTATTGGGAGAAAGAATTTACGAGTGGCCCGGCCACGTCATCGATATTCTAGCTGTAGTTGCCGACTTATTTGGCTTGGCAACTTCCCTCGGATTGGGGGTCAGTCAGGTAGCCGCTGGATTGGGTTTCCTAATTCCGGGCATGCCTTCAGGTACGGTTGCCCAAGTAGTCTTAATTGCCGTCATCACCAGCTTTGCCATTGTATCGGTGATGGTTGGCTTGGATGGGGGCGTCCGCCGGTTGAGCGAGTGGAACCTGTACCTAGCCGGTTTATTCCTAGTATTTGTGGTGATTTTGGGTCCCACCCTGTTCATCATGGACAGCTTCGTGCAAAATCTCGGAAACTATGTTGCTAGTTTTCCCGTACTGAGTTTTTGGACGGAATCCTTTGGCGAAGGTCCGAGCGATGGCTCTTGGCAAAATAGCTGGACGGTCTTTTACTGGGGATGGTGGATTTCCTGGTCGCCCTTTGTAGGGATGTTTATCGCCCGCGTTTCTAAAGGACGAACCATTCGCGAATTTGTCACTGGCGTTTTGATTGTGCCTTCGCTGCTATCTTTCCTATGGTTATCCGCCATGGGAGGATCGGCTTTGCAGTTGCAATTAAGCAATACTGCCGATATTGCTGCTGCCGTACAAGAAAACGTAGCCACAGCGATGTTTGTGATGCTGGAAAACTTCCCGCTGACGGCATTTAGTTCTGTGGTTGCGATTTTACTGGTAACAATTTTCTTCGTCACCTCTTCCGACTCCGGCTCTCTGGTGGTAGATAACTTGACTTCCGGTGGAAAATTAGACTCCCCTGCCCCCCAACGGGTATTTTGGGCAACCATGGAAGGTGTTGTAGCTGCCGTTTTGCTCCTCGGCGGTGGGTTAAATGCCTTGCAAACCGCTGCCATTACCACCGGCTTGCCGTTTGCTGTGGTCTTGCTGGTTATGTGTTTTAGCCTCAATCGCGGTTTAAACACGGAATTAAACGAGCTAGAAATGGCAGAACTGCAAGATATGGAAGCCGAGGAGGAAGAATATTCCCGACAACGAAGGACCGTCGAAGCACGCAACCGTTAG
- a CDS encoding universal stress protein: MYQTILVPLDGSERAEKVIPYVEHLAQYEQAKVVFAEAIEPATRSAVVNPEQEEVTFKPQNISKVKEYLESWRDKFQSQGFTAEILLLRGVAVDAILHAADIVKADLVAMTSQGYTGLSKMFYGSVASGVFNRLQRPLLIVRSGSEMAEVHNRNILVPLDGSKRSEKAIPHAKGIAQLYGAQLLLVRVVRTSQQATVAVDVNQDFREPQVSEPLFNKVGRHQEVERLQKAKDYLLNWKSTLQERGFSVDVSLLYGRPIDSIARIAKNKDVDLIAMTSHGQSGLERIFYGSVASGLMHRLSCPFLLVRASDLQREPVKNFV; encoded by the coding sequence ATGTACCAAACGATTCTCGTACCTTTAGATGGGTCCGAACGTGCTGAGAAAGTGATTCCGTACGTAGAACATTTGGCCCAGTACGAGCAAGCGAAGGTGGTTTTTGCAGAAGCCATCGAACCGGCTACCCGCAGTGCGGTTGTCAATCCGGAACAGGAAGAAGTTACGTTCAAGCCGCAAAATATTAGCAAAGTGAAAGAGTATTTGGAGAGCTGGCGGGATAAATTCCAATCGCAGGGATTTACTGCCGAAATTTTGCTTTTGCGTGGGGTGGCGGTAGATGCCATTTTGCATGCGGCGGATATTGTGAAAGCCGATTTGGTGGCGATGACCAGCCAGGGATATACTGGTTTGTCGAAAATGTTTTACGGGAGCGTTGCTTCTGGGGTGTTTAACCGACTGCAACGTCCGTTGTTGATTGTGCGTTCCGGTTCGGAAATGGCGGAGGTGCACAATCGCAATATTTTGGTGCCTTTGGATGGGTCCAAGCGTTCGGAAAAAGCGATTCCCCATGCCAAGGGGATTGCCCAACTATATGGTGCGCAATTGCTGTTGGTGCGGGTGGTACGAACCAGCCAACAGGCAACAGTTGCGGTGGATGTCAATCAAGATTTCCGCGAACCGCAAGTGTCGGAGCCTTTGTTTAATAAGGTGGGCCGGCACCAAGAAGTCGAACGCTTGCAGAAAGCCAAGGATTACTTGCTGAATTGGAAATCGACGTTACAGGAAAGAGGGTTTAGCGTGGATGTGAGCCTGCTGTACGGTCGTCCGATTGATAGTATTGCCCGCATTGCGAAAAATAAGGATGTGGATTTGATTGCCATGACCAGTCACGGTCAGAGTGGCTTGGAACGGATTTTCTACGGCAGCGTGGCGTCGGGATTGATGCATCGCTTGTCTTGTCCGTTTTTATTGGTGCGGGCAAGCGACCTACAGAGAGAACCGGTGAAAAATTTTGTCTGA
- a CDS encoding hypothetical protein (catalyzes the DNA-template-directed extension of the 3'-end of a DNA strand; the delta' subunit seems to interact with the gamma subunit to transfer the beta subunit on the DNA), producing MTHSTTSASEQFDRLVGQKTAQELLLQAIERDRIAPAYWFSGIHGIGRRVAAQAFVETLFSRHLPASSPARKSLSHRLQQRNHPDLLWIEPTYQHQGKLYTIAQAQQAGWQRRAPPQIRIEQIREIAQFVSNPPLEASRLVVVVENAETMAEAAGNALLKTLEEPQHATLILIAPPNSLMPTLVSRCAQIPFYRLNLEKLQQVLQSVGYGHILEDRAIAAMAAGSPGNAIAAWQQKQQISPELLSQTTQLLTSETSSLWQVLDLARTIDRELDAPTQSWLAEYLLSYYWQHLGTTPQFSPISLQYLEKARHYLLKYVQPRLVWEVTLMAIAGYRR from the coding sequence ATGACCCATTCTACAACGTCTGCCAGCGAACAGTTTGACCGACTGGTGGGGCAAAAAACCGCCCAGGAGTTACTGTTGCAAGCGATAGAACGCGATCGCATTGCCCCAGCATACTGGTTTTCTGGTATTCATGGTATCGGACGGCGCGTCGCTGCCCAAGCCTTTGTAGAAACTTTATTTTCTCGCCATCTACCGGCGTCTTCCCCAGCCAGAAAATCCTTATCCCACCGCTTACAACAGCGCAACCATCCAGATTTGCTTTGGATCGAACCCACCTACCAACACCAAGGCAAATTATATACCATCGCCCAAGCCCAACAAGCAGGATGGCAACGCCGCGCGCCACCGCAGATTCGCATCGAACAAATCCGCGAAATTGCCCAATTTGTCAGCAATCCCCCCTTAGAAGCCAGCCGTTTGGTGGTGGTTGTGGAAAATGCAGAAACCATGGCGGAAGCAGCGGGAAATGCTTTGCTGAAAACCTTAGAGGAACCGCAACACGCAACTTTAATTTTAATTGCACCGCCGAATTCGTTGATGCCGACCTTGGTATCCCGCTGCGCCCAAATTCCCTTTTATCGCCTCAACCTGGAAAAATTGCAACAGGTTTTGCAATCGGTGGGGTATGGGCATATTTTAGAAGATCGAGCGATCGCGGCTATGGCAGCAGGTAGTCCGGGAAACGCGATCGCAGCTTGGCAGCAAAAACAGCAAATCTCCCCAGAACTGCTTTCCCAAACCACCCAACTCCTCACCAGCGAAACCAGTTCTCTCTGGCAAGTGTTGGACCTGGCGCGCACCATTGACCGCGAGTTAGACGCGCCCACCCAATCCTGGCTAGCGGAATATCTGCTCTCCTACTACTGGCAACATCTGGGAACCACGCCCCAATTTTCCCCAATTTCTTTACAATATCTGGAAAAAGCCCGCCATTACTTGCTCAAATACGTACAACCGCGCCTGGTTTGGGAAGTTACCCTAATGGCGATCGCCGGATATCGTCGATAA
- the uvrA gene encoding excinuclease ABC subunit UvrA — translation MSDCANVSNQHSIETSSDNKHVDTLEPSIRIRGARQHNLNNVDLTLPRNQLIVFTGVSGSGKSSLAFDTIFAEGQRRYMESLSAYARQFLGQVEKPDVEAIEGLSPAISIDQKSTSHNPRSTVGTVTEIYDYMRLLFGRAGNPHCPHCDRSIAPQTIDEMCDRISELPERSKFQLLAPMVRGKKGTHKKLLSSLATRGFVRVRVDGEILELSDNIELNQNQAHTIEIVVDRLVAKPGIEERVADSLSTCLQNGGGTAIVLYQLPEENAPLQEMIFSENFACPEHGAVMEELSPRVFSFNSPYGACTDCHGLGSLQTFAPELLVPDPNKPVYCAIAPWSEKDNTYYLSLLYSVAQAYDFDITTPWKQLTPEQQHIILYGSPESIWIETDSRYSQKRGYHRPYPGVVPILERQYRESASDAQKEKLERYLVHRTCETCGGTRLKPQVLAVRVGQYNIQELTGVSIAECRDRLSNLKLTPLQEKIADLVLREIRARLQFLLDVGLDYLTLDRPAMTLSGGEAQRIRLATQIGSGLTGVLYVLDEPSIGLHQRDNKRLLNTLTKLRDLGNTLIVVEHDEETIRSADHLVDIGPGAGKHGGDIVATGTVADLIEASNSLTGDYLSGRKAIETPAERRPGNGKKLLIQDAHRNNLQHVNVQIPLGKLVCITGVSGSGKSTLINELLYSALQHHLTKRVPFPEQLGSLNAGNHMLSDAVDKAIAIDQSPIGRTPRSNPATYTGTFDVIRNIFAETVEAKARGYKPGRFSFNVKGGRCEACGGQGVNVISMNFLPDVYVQCEVCKGARYNRETLQVTYKGYSISEVLDMTVEEALNLFQNIPKAATRLQTLVDVGLGYIQLGQPAPTLSGGEAQRVKLANELSRRATGKTLYLIDEPTTGLSFYDIHHLLNILQRLVDKGNSILVIEHNLDVLRCADWIIDLGPEGGNRGGEVVAAGTPETVAKNPKSYTGQYLKQVLAQHPPTKK, via the coding sequence ATGTCCGATTGTGCAAACGTATCCAACCAACATTCTATCGAGACTTCCAGCGACAATAAGCATGTCGATACTCTAGAACCTAGCATTCGTATTCGCGGTGCCAGACAGCACAATCTCAACAATGTTGATTTAACCTTACCGCGGAACCAGTTGATTGTGTTTACCGGGGTTTCTGGTTCCGGCAAATCTTCCCTGGCGTTCGATACCATTTTTGCTGAGGGACAACGCCGCTACATGGAATCTCTCAGTGCCTACGCCCGCCAGTTTTTGGGACAAGTGGAAAAACCCGATGTGGAGGCGATTGAGGGGCTATCGCCGGCAATTTCCATCGACCAAAAATCTACTTCCCACAATCCCCGTTCTACGGTGGGAACGGTGACGGAAATTTACGACTACATGCGGCTGTTGTTCGGACGTGCCGGCAATCCCCACTGCCCGCATTGCGATCGCTCCATTGCCCCACAAACCATTGATGAAATGTGCGATCGCATTAGCGAACTACCGGAGAGGAGCAAATTTCAACTGCTAGCCCCCATGGTGCGTGGCAAAAAGGGCACCCACAAAAAATTGCTCTCCAGTCTGGCGACGCGTGGTTTTGTTCGGGTACGGGTAGATGGCGAAATTCTGGAACTTTCCGACAATATTGAGCTGAACCAAAACCAAGCCCATACCATTGAAATTGTCGTCGATCGCTTGGTGGCCAAACCTGGTATTGAAGAACGAGTCGCCGATTCTCTATCAACTTGCTTGCAAAACGGCGGTGGTACGGCCATTGTGCTGTACCAACTTCCGGAGGAAAATGCTCCCCTCCAGGAGATGATTTTTTCGGAAAACTTTGCCTGCCCCGAACATGGGGCGGTGATGGAGGAACTGTCGCCGCGGGTATTTTCTTTTAACTCTCCCTATGGGGCTTGTACAGATTGCCACGGCTTGGGTAGCTTGCAAACCTTTGCCCCGGAACTGCTGGTGCCCGATCCCAACAAACCAGTGTACTGCGCGATCGCGCCGTGGTCGGAAAAAGACAATACTTACTATCTCTCTTTACTCTATAGCGTCGCCCAAGCCTACGATTTTGACATCACCACCCCCTGGAAACAACTCACCCCCGAACAGCAACATATTATTCTCTACGGGTCGCCAGAGTCCATTTGGATCGAAACCGACTCCCGCTACAGCCAAAAACGGGGATACCATCGCCCCTATCCCGGTGTGGTCCCCATTTTAGAAAGACAATATCGGGAATCGGCATCGGATGCCCAAAAAGAAAAGTTGGAACGATATCTGGTCCACCGTACCTGCGAAACCTGCGGTGGTACCCGGCTGAAGCCCCAAGTTTTAGCGGTTCGCGTCGGCCAGTACAACATTCAAGAACTGACCGGAGTTTCCATTGCCGAATGTCGCGATCGCTTGTCTAACCTCAAACTAACCCCCTTACAAGAAAAAATTGCCGATTTGGTCCTGCGGGAAATTCGCGCCCGCCTGCAATTCTTGTTGGATGTGGGTTTAGATTATTTAACCCTGGATCGGCCCGCCATGACCCTCTCTGGTGGTGAGGCACAGCGCATTCGTTTGGCAACCCAAATCGGTTCTGGACTTACCGGTGTCTTGTATGTATTGGATGAACCCAGCATTGGTCTCCACCAAAGAGACAATAAACGCTTGCTTAACACATTAACCAAGCTACGCGATTTGGGTAATACCCTGATTGTCGTCGAACACGACGAAGAAACCATCCGCAGCGCCGACCATTTGGTGGATATCGGCCCTGGTGCTGGCAAACACGGTGGCGATATTGTGGCTACCGGAACGGTGGCAGACTTGATAGAAGCCTCCAACTCCCTTACCGGAGATTACTTAAGCGGTCGTAAAGCCATCGAAACCCCAGCCGAACGCCGCCCCGGCAACGGAAAAAAATTGCTCATCCAAGACGCCCACCGCAACAACTTGCAACATGTCAACGTGCAGATTCCCCTGGGCAAACTCGTTTGCATTACCGGGGTTTCCGGTTCCGGTAAATCCACCTTAATTAACGAACTGCTGTATTCGGCTTTGCAACACCACCTCACCAAACGGGTCCCCTTTCCCGAACAGTTGGGTTCCCTCAACGCTGGCAATCACATGCTATCCGATGCTGTGGACAAAGCGATCGCGATCGACCAATCCCCCATCGGTCGTACCCCCCGTTCCAACCCCGCCACCTACACCGGCACATTTGACGTAATCCGCAATATCTTCGCCGAAACCGTAGAAGCCAAAGCCAGAGGTTACAAACCCGGACGGTTTTCCTTCAACGTCAAAGGAGGTCGCTGCGAAGCTTGCGGCGGTCAGGGAGTTAACGTCATTTCCATGAACTTCCTGCCAGATGTCTACGTGCAGTGCGAAGTTTGCAAAGGGGCGCGTTACAATCGAGAAACCCTGCAAGTTACCTACAAAGGCTATTCCATCTCCGAGGTATTGGATATGACCGTGGAAGAGGCCCTGAACCTTTTCCAAAACATCCCCAAAGCTGCCACCCGCCTGCAAACTCTGGTAGATGTAGGTTTGGGCTACATTCAATTGGGTCAACCTGCCCCCACCCTCTCCGGCGGCGAAGCCCAACGGGTGAAACTTGCCAACGAACTCTCCCGCCGGGCAACCGGCAAAACCCTGTATTTAATCGACGAACCCACCACGGGACTCTCTTTTTACGATATTCACCACTTGCTGAACATTTTGCAGCGTCTGGTGGACAAAGGAAACTCCATTTTGGTCATCGAACACAATTTAGACGTATTGCGTTGTGCCGATTGGATTATCGATTTGGGTCCGGAAGGGGGCAACCGCGGCGGCGAAGTGGTGGCTGCGGGAACGCCGGAAACCGTT